In the Flagellimonas sp. MMG031 genome, one interval contains:
- a CDS encoding porin family protein, translating to MIRFLFQFTLCGFILSSVSAWGQEATDSIQVLDQKYLEDQFYTGVAYNVLLDTPDEMDQRNFSYNLQVGFIKDIPLNKRRNFGLGLGVGYAANSYYSNVVASEEENGIAYNVAVDADFNRSKLETHAIEFPLELRWRTSTAADYKFWRVYAGVKLGYVFSGRSKLVMDSGNELFSNPDIETFQYGLMLNFGYNTWNVHAYYSLNSVLADGPTLNGTPLELNVLRIGLIFYIL from the coding sequence ATGATTCGTTTTCTATTTCAATTCACTCTTTGCGGCTTTATCCTTTCCTCTGTATCTGCATGGGGACAGGAAGCAACGGATAGCATCCAAGTGTTGGATCAGAAGTATCTGGAGGACCAGTTTTATACAGGGGTAGCCTATAACGTGTTATTGGATACGCCCGACGAGATGGATCAGCGCAATTTTAGCTATAATCTTCAAGTGGGATTTATCAAGGATATTCCTTTGAATAAACGAAGAAACTTTGGTTTGGGACTCGGTGTCGGTTACGCGGCCAATTCCTATTATTCGAATGTGGTGGCCTCCGAAGAAGAGAATGGTATTGCGTACAACGTAGCGGTAGATGCTGACTTCAACCGTAGCAAGTTGGAAACCCATGCCATTGAGTTTCCCTTGGAACTACGTTGGCGCACCTCCACCGCGGCCGATTATAAGTTTTGGCGTGTATATGCCGGCGTAAAATTGGGCTACGTGTTTTCGGGTCGATCTAAATTGGTGATGGATAGCGGCAATGAATTGTTTTCCAATCCTGATATTGAAACTTTTCAATATGGCCTCATGTTGAATTTTGGATACAACACATGGAACGTGCACGCCTATTACAGTTTAAACTCCGTGCTTGCGGATGGACCAACCTTGAATGGCACACCTCTTGAATTGAATGTGCTGCGGATCGGGCTCATTTTTTATATCCTATAA
- the frr gene encoding ribosome recycling factor: MDEDVKFILDSTKESMEASIAHLQKALTKIRAGKASPMMLSTVMVDYYGSQTPLSQVSNINTPDARTLSVQPWEKNLLGDIETAIMNANLGFNPMNNGEMVIINVPPLTEERRKQLVKQAKAEAEDAKVSIRSARQEANKELKALDISEDLLSNAEVDVQELTNTYSDKVDNILSSKEAEIMKV, translated from the coding sequence ATGGACGAAGATGTAAAATTTATTCTGGACAGCACCAAAGAAAGCATGGAGGCCAGTATTGCCCACTTGCAAAAAGCATTGACCAAAATTAGGGCCGGTAAGGCAAGCCCCATGATGCTCTCTACCGTGATGGTGGATTATTATGGTTCGCAAACCCCACTTTCACAAGTATCCAACATCAATACCCCAGATGCGCGCACCCTATCTGTGCAGCCATGGGAAAAAAACCTCTTGGGCGATATTGAGACTGCCATTATGAATGCCAATTTGGGCTTCAACCCAATGAACAACGGAGAAATGGTCATCATCAACGTACCACCACTCACCGAGGAACGCAGAAAACAATTGGTAAAACAAGCCAAGGCCGAAGCAGAGGATGCCAAGGTAAGTATCCGTAGTGCCAGACAGGAAGCCAATAAGGAACTGAAGGCATTAGATATCTCCGAGGACCTGTTGAGCAACGCCGAAGTTGACGTTCAGGAATTGACCAACACCTATAGTGATAAGGTCGATAACATCCTATCGTCAAAAGAAGCGGAAATCATGAAGGTATAA
- the rpoN gene encoding RNA polymerase factor sigma-54 — protein sequence MLKQHLQFKLSQKLSPQQIQLMKLIQLPTQAFEQRLKQELEENPALESGKEETDTLDDMYEDTYDESEDHENIDTEEINIDDYLSDDEIPDYRTQANNYSADDEDKRVPYAAGTSFTQYLLNQLNTVYLDDEEWAIAEFLVGSVDESGYIRRPLTDIMDDLAFTQNIYVEEDKIKKVLGIVQDLDPPGVAARSLDECLIIQLKRKEPKPSIELAINILERSFEHFTKKHYTKLIQKHHVSEEELKEAISEIEKLNPKPGGSYSGNTRMIEHIVPDFSIKIVDGELELTLNGRNAPELHVSKEYSNMLEGYKNAKEKSKSQKDTVMFIKQKLDAAKWFIDAIRQRQQTLYITMNTIMEYQKEYFMTGDERKLRPMILKDIADRIDMDVSTVSRVANSKYVDTPYGTKLIKDFFSEAMKNEQGEDVSTKEIKKILETVIRDEEKKKPLTDAKLAKILKERGYPIARRTVAKYREQLGIPVARLRKEI from the coding sequence ATGCTGAAGCAACATCTACAGTTTAAACTTTCCCAAAAACTGTCTCCGCAGCAGATTCAGCTCATGAAACTGATTCAATTGCCCACGCAGGCCTTTGAACAGCGATTGAAGCAAGAGCTGGAGGAAAATCCTGCATTGGAGAGCGGCAAAGAGGAAACGGATACCTTGGATGATATGTACGAGGATACGTATGATGAATCGGAGGACCATGAAAACATCGACACCGAGGAAATCAACATAGACGATTACCTCAGTGATGATGAAATCCCCGATTACCGCACCCAAGCCAACAATTACAGTGCGGACGACGAGGACAAACGGGTCCCCTACGCGGCGGGAACATCCTTTACCCAATATTTGCTCAACCAGCTCAATACCGTCTATCTGGATGATGAAGAATGGGCCATAGCTGAGTTTTTGGTGGGCAGCGTGGATGAAAGTGGCTATATCCGCAGACCCTTGACGGACATTATGGACGATTTGGCCTTCACCCAGAACATATATGTGGAAGAGGACAAGATCAAAAAGGTGCTTGGTATTGTACAAGATCTCGACCCCCCTGGTGTGGCTGCCCGTTCATTGGACGAATGTTTGATCATCCAGCTCAAACGCAAAGAGCCAAAACCTTCAATAGAATTGGCCATTAATATCCTAGAACGGTCTTTTGAACATTTTACCAAGAAACATTATACCAAGCTCATCCAGAAACATCACGTTTCCGAAGAAGAGCTTAAGGAGGCCATTTCGGAAATTGAAAAATTGAATCCCAAGCCAGGAGGCTCCTACTCGGGAAATACCCGGATGATAGAGCACATAGTGCCCGATTTTTCCATTAAAATCGTGGACGGGGAACTGGAACTGACCCTAAATGGCAGAAATGCACCGGAGCTTCATGTATCCAAAGAATACAGTAACATGCTCGAAGGGTATAAAAATGCCAAGGAAAAGTCCAAGTCCCAAAAGGATACGGTCATGTTCATCAAACAAAAGCTGGATGCGGCCAAATGGTTCATTGATGCCATTCGCCAGCGACAGCAAACCTTGTACATTACCATGAATACCATCATGGAATATCAAAAGGAATATTTTATGACCGGGGACGAGCGGAAACTGCGCCCCATGATCTTGAAGGATATTGCCGATAGGATTGACATGGATGTTTCCACGGTGTCGCGAGTGGCAAACAGCAAATATGTGGACACTCCCTACGGCACCAAATTGATCAAGGATTTCTTCTCCGAGGCAATGAAAAATGAGCAGGGCGAAGATGTATCGACCAAAGAAATCAAAAAAATCCTGGAAACCGTTATCCGTGATGAGGAAAAGAAAAAGCCCCTCACCGATGCAAAGCTCGCCAAAATCCTAAAGGAAAGGGGATATCCGATTGCCCGGCGAACGGTCGCCAAATATCGGGAACAGTTGGGCATTCCGGTGGCCCGACTACGAAAAGAGATTTAA
- the rpsI gene encoding 30S ribosomal protein S9 translates to MEVVHKIGRRKTAVARVYVSEGSGNITINKRDLNDYFTTGTLQYKVKQPFALTETEGNYDVKVNVYGGGITGQAEAVRLALSRAMCEIDAENRGILKPEGLLTRDPRMVERKKFGQKKARKKFQFSKR, encoded by the coding sequence ATGGAAGTGGTTCATAAGATAGGTAGAAGAAAAACTGCTGTAGCCAGAGTATATGTTTCCGAAGGTTCTGGAAACATCACCATAAACAAGAGAGATCTTAACGATTACTTTACTACCGGTACATTGCAGTACAAAGTAAAGCAACCTTTTGCCCTAACGGAAACCGAAGGTAACTACGATGTAAAAGTAAACGTTTACGGAGGTGGTATCACAGGTCAGGCAGAAGCCGTACGTTTGGCTTTATCAAGAGCTATGTGCGAAATCGATGCGGAAAACAGAGGCATTCTTAAGCCAGAAGGTCTATTGACAAGGGACCCAAGAATGGTGGAAAGAAAGAAATTCGGTCAGAAGAAAGCCCGTAAGAAATTCCAATTCTCCAAGCGTTAA
- a CDS encoding MMPL family transporter yields the protein MVAKLTKGFWPKVASIILRNRILILLGVAGVTVFLALQWKNMQFSNTEANILPDDHPATIQYKSFTQIFGEEGNAIVLAIRDSALFTPKNFNRWNTLSKQLDAFPEVDYVISLENLKELVKDSETQTFVMTPLIESPPKTKKEIDSLTNHLFNELPFYDNLVYNPKSGTIQTVVYLDKDIMNTAVRNEFILNDLGDLVENFEQETQLDVRVSGMPYIRTWNTKSIVDEIGIFIVGALLVTSIIFFFFFRSFRATFISMCVVIIGVMWAFGILGLLKYEITILTALIPPLIIVIGIPNCIFLINKYQQEVKKHGNQALSLQRVISKIGNATLMTNITTASGFATFIILDSDLLKEFGIVASINIIGIFILSLLIIPIIYSFMPLPKTKHLKHLNKKWMDFFVNWMENMVRNHRIAVYITTVAVLVLSIVGIYQMRITGSRIEDLPKNSHFYKDIQFFEAEFDGIMPMEIVVDTKRKNGVVKPATLKRMDRLGTVIDEIPELSRPISIVDLVKYSKQAFYNGIPKYYQLPTSQENTFIMNAVQKSSTGGTDLLQSFVDSTGQTARLTTYMRDVKIDRMEEIEKDVQEAITKQFPADRFDVFMTGKALLFLKGTKYLVKNLLLSLALAIGLISLFMAYLFRSYKMVIISLVPNLLPLVITAGVMGYLGVPIKPSTILVFSIAFGISVDDTIHFLAKYRQELAANRWHIKRSVYAALRETGVSMFYTSIVLFFGFSVFIVSSFGGTKALGGLVSATLLFAMLSNLILLPSLLLSLERSIANKQVLKKPQIDILPKDEDGPKDK from the coding sequence ATGGTAGCAAAGCTCACTAAAGGATTTTGGCCTAAGGTCGCAAGCATTATTCTCCGCAATAGGATTCTTATCCTGTTGGGAGTAGCAGGAGTAACCGTTTTTTTGGCCTTGCAATGGAAAAACATGCAGTTTTCCAACACCGAGGCCAACATACTTCCTGATGACCACCCTGCTACCATTCAATACAAGTCCTTTACCCAAATATTTGGCGAGGAGGGCAATGCCATCGTTTTGGCCATTCGGGATTCGGCTTTGTTCACACCGAAAAATTTTAATCGGTGGAACACGCTCAGCAAACAACTGGACGCTTTCCCCGAAGTCGACTACGTGATTTCTTTGGAAAACCTAAAGGAGCTGGTGAAAGACTCCGAGACTCAAACCTTTGTGATGACCCCTCTGATCGAGTCGCCCCCAAAGACCAAGAAAGAAATCGACTCGCTTACCAATCACCTTTTCAACGAACTTCCTTTTTACGATAATCTGGTGTACAACCCCAAGAGTGGCACCATCCAAACGGTGGTGTATTTGGATAAGGATATCATGAACACCGCTGTAAGGAACGAGTTTATCCTAAACGATCTGGGCGACCTCGTGGAGAATTTTGAACAAGAGACCCAGTTGGATGTCCGCGTTTCCGGTATGCCCTATATTCGAACATGGAACACCAAATCCATCGTGGACGAAATCGGTATTTTTATCGTTGGTGCTCTATTGGTGACCTCTATCATCTTTTTCTTTTTCTTCCGAAGTTTCAGGGCCACTTTTATATCCATGTGTGTGGTCATCATCGGGGTAATGTGGGCCTTTGGTATTTTAGGACTACTCAAATATGAGATTACCATCCTTACCGCCCTTATTCCCCCACTAATCATTGTCATCGGTATACCCAATTGTATTTTCCTCATCAACAAATACCAACAAGAGGTCAAAAAACATGGAAACCAAGCGCTTTCCCTGCAACGGGTAATTTCCAAAATCGGGAATGCCACCTTGATGACCAATATTACCACGGCGTCGGGTTTCGCCACCTTCATCATATTGGACAGCGACCTGCTCAAGGAATTTGGTATCGTGGCCTCCATCAACATTATTGGGATATTTATCCTTTCGTTGTTGATTATCCCCATCATTTACAGCTTTATGCCACTTCCAAAGACGAAGCACCTAAAGCACCTGAACAAAAAGTGGATGGACTTTTTTGTGAACTGGATGGAAAATATGGTGCGCAACCATCGCATTGCTGTTTACATCACCACCGTAGCTGTTTTGGTATTGAGCATTGTAGGTATCTATCAAATGCGCATTACAGGGAGTCGAATCGAGGACTTGCCCAAAAACAGTCATTTTTATAAGGACATCCAATTCTTTGAAGCGGAGTTTGATGGCATTATGCCCATGGAAATTGTGGTGGACACCAAACGAAAAAATGGAGTGGTAAAACCGGCTACCCTCAAACGCATGGACCGATTGGGTACCGTAATCGATGAGATACCAGAGCTGTCAAGACCTATTTCCATTGTTGATTTGGTAAAGTATTCCAAGCAGGCATTTTATAACGGCATCCCAAAGTACTATCAACTGCCCACCAGCCAGGAAAACACCTTTATCATGAATGCCGTGCAAAAGTCATCCACAGGAGGCACGGACCTTTTGCAAAGTTTTGTGGACAGCACCGGACAAACCGCCCGTTTGACCACTTACATGCGCGATGTGAAAATTGACCGTATGGAAGAAATCGAAAAAGATGTACAGGAAGCAATCACCAAGCAATTTCCTGCGGATCGCTTTGATGTTTTTATGACAGGAAAGGCACTCCTGTTCCTAAAAGGAACAAAATACTTGGTAAAGAACCTGCTGCTTTCCTTGGCGCTGGCCATCGGTTTGATTTCCTTGTTCATGGCCTATCTGTTCCGGTCTTATAAAATGGTCATCATTTCATTAGTGCCCAACCTTCTGCCCTTGGTCATCACTGCGGGAGTCATGGGTTATTTGGGAGTTCCCATCAAACCATCCACCATCTTGGTATTTAGTATCGCCTTTGGTATTTCGGTGGACGACACCATCCACTTTTTGGCGAAATATCGCCAAGAATTGGCTGCCAACCGTTGGCACATCAAACGTTCGGTGTATGCGGCCCTTCGCGAAACAGGAGTGAGTATGTTCTATACCTCAATCGTGCTTTTCTTCGGGTTCTCGGTATTCATTGTTTCCAGCTTTGGTGGAACCAAGGCCTTGGGAGGATTGGTGTCTGCAACCCTACTCTTCGCCATGTTGTCAAATTTGATTTTGTTGCCATCCCTACTGCTTTCTTTGGAAAGGAGCATTGCCAACAAACAAGTGCTCAAAAAACCACAAATCGATATTTTGCCCAAAGACGAGGACGGCCCCAAGGACAAATAG
- the tsf gene encoding translation elongation factor Ts, which produces MAKITAAEVNKLRQATGAGMMDCKKALVEADGDFDQAIEILRKKGQKVAAKRADRDSSEGAAIAKVNDDNTQGVVISLNCETDFVAKNDSFVKLATELADLAIGFDKKEDFLAASFNGMTVAEKLTEQTGVIGEKIEIGSFERLSAPFVGSYIHAGNKIATLVGLSANVDGAAEAAKDVAMQAAAMNPVALNEEGVDQSIIDKEIEIAKDQLRQEGKPEEMLDKIAQGKLKRFFKDNTLVNQDFIKDSKQSVAQYVKSVDSALEVTGFTRVALG; this is translated from the coding sequence ATGGCAAAGATTACTGCCGCAGAGGTAAATAAACTAAGACAAGCTACCGGAGCTGGAATGATGGATTGTAAAAAAGCTTTGGTCGAAGCTGATGGAGATTTTGACCAAGCCATCGAAATCCTAAGAAAGAAAGGTCAAAAAGTTGCAGCCAAAAGAGCTGACAGAGATTCATCTGAAGGTGCTGCCATCGCAAAAGTTAACGATGACAACACTCAGGGCGTGGTTATCTCCCTAAACTGTGAGACCGACTTTGTTGCCAAAAACGATAGCTTTGTAAAGCTTGCAACCGAATTGGCTGATTTGGCAATAGGTTTTGACAAAAAGGAAGACTTTCTAGCCGCTTCTTTCAATGGAATGACCGTTGCGGAAAAATTGACCGAGCAAACCGGTGTGATCGGTGAGAAAATCGAAATCGGAAGCTTTGAAAGATTGAGCGCTCCTTTCGTAGGGTCATACATCCACGCAGGGAACAAAATCGCTACTTTGGTTGGATTGTCCGCCAACGTTGACGGTGCTGCCGAAGCTGCCAAAGATGTGGCCATGCAAGCTGCCGCGATGAATCCTGTTGCATTGAACGAAGAAGGTGTGGACCAGTCCATCATCGACAAAGAAATTGAAATTGCAAAAGATCAATTGCGTCAAGAAGGCAAACCTGAGGAAATGTTGGACAAAATCGCTCAAGGAAAATTGAAGCGTTTCTTTAAAGACAATACTTTGGTGAACCAAGATTTCATAAAAGACAGCAAGCAAAGTGTTGCCCAATATGTAAAATCAGTAGACTCTGCTTTGGAGGTAACTGGTTTCACAAGAGTGGCATTGGGTTAA
- the rplM gene encoding 50S ribosomal protein L13, with amino-acid sequence MDTLSYKTISANKSTVDKQWLLVDAEGQTLGRLASKVAKILRGKYKTNFTPHVDCGDNVIVINAEKIDMTGNKWDEKEYQRYTGYPGGQRSASAKDVLAKHPERIIESSVKGMLPKNKLGADLFRNLKVYAGAEHGQEAQKPKAINLNDYK; translated from the coding sequence GTGGATACATTAAGTTATAAAACTATTTCCGCCAATAAATCTACTGTTGACAAACAATGGTTATTGGTTGATGCTGAAGGACAGACCTTGGGAAGATTGGCGTCTAAAGTAGCCAAAATACTTAGAGGGAAATACAAGACCAACTTTACCCCCCATGTGGATTGTGGAGATAATGTTATTGTTATCAACGCTGAGAAAATCGACATGACCGGTAACAAATGGGACGAGAAAGAATACCAAAGGTATACTGGGTATCCAGGTGGACAACGTTCCGCTTCCGCTAAAGACGTATTGGCCAAACACCCAGAGCGTATTATCGAAAGTTCCGTAAAAGGAATGCTTCCCAAAAACAAGTTGGGTGCGGACCTCTTCAGAAACCTTAAGGTGTATGCAGGAGCCGAGCACGGACAAGAAGCACAAAAACCAAAAGCTATAAACTTAAACGACTACAAATAA
- the asnS gene encoding asparagine--tRNA ligase, whose protein sequence is MISYSIKELLEKQPVGDSVEVNGWVKTFRSNRFIALNDGSTIHNMQCVVDFENLDEALLKQISTGAALKVTGTLEESQGRGQSVEIQVTDIFVHGTADPETYPIQPKKHSLEFLREKAHLRVRTNTFAAVMRIRSVLSFAVHNYFQQNGFYYMHTPIITGSDAEGAGEMFRVTTLDEKNPPLNDAGEVDYTEDFFGKETNLTVSGQLEAETYAMGLGKVYTFGPTFRAENSNTSRHLAEFWMIEPEMAFYDLDANMDLAEDFIKYILQYVLDHCQDDLEFLEKRLLDEEKSKPQNERSEMALIEKLRFVVENNFKRVSYTEAIEILKNSKPNKKKKFQFPIEEWGADLQSEHERFLVEKHFKCPVILFDYPANIKAFYMRLNDDGKTVRAMDVLFPGIGEIVGGSQREERLDVLEQKIKELDIDAKELWWYLDLRKFGTAVHSGFGLGFERMVQFATGMGNIRDVIPYPRTPQNAEF, encoded by the coding sequence ATGATTTCTTATTCCATAAAAGAATTGCTGGAGAAGCAACCCGTAGGAGATTCCGTTGAAGTAAATGGATGGGTCAAAACATTTAGAAGCAACAGGTTCATTGCCTTGAACGATGGTTCCACCATTCACAATATGCAATGTGTAGTGGATTTTGAAAATTTGGACGAGGCTCTTTTAAAGCAAATTTCTACCGGAGCAGCACTAAAGGTCACCGGAACCTTGGAAGAAAGCCAAGGACGTGGACAGAGCGTGGAAATCCAAGTTACCGATATATTTGTGCACGGCACTGCCGACCCGGAGACCTACCCTATTCAACCCAAGAAGCATTCTTTGGAATTTTTAAGGGAAAAAGCACATCTCAGGGTGCGCACCAATACTTTTGCCGCAGTCATGCGCATACGTTCGGTGCTGTCTTTTGCCGTTCACAACTACTTTCAGCAAAATGGGTTTTACTATATGCACACTCCTATCATCACAGGCTCTGATGCCGAGGGTGCCGGGGAAATGTTCAGGGTAACTACCTTGGATGAAAAGAATCCGCCTTTGAACGATGCCGGGGAGGTAGACTACACAGAGGACTTTTTTGGAAAGGAAACCAATTTGACCGTGTCCGGTCAGTTGGAAGCAGAGACATATGCCATGGGATTGGGCAAAGTATACACCTTTGGCCCCACGTTTAGGGCAGAGAACTCCAACACATCCCGTCACTTGGCAGAATTTTGGATGATAGAGCCCGAGATGGCCTTTTATGATCTGGATGCCAACATGGATTTGGCCGAAGATTTCATCAAATACATTCTTCAATACGTGCTGGACCATTGCCAAGATGACCTTGAGTTTCTTGAAAAACGATTGTTGGATGAGGAAAAGAGCAAACCCCAAAACGAACGCTCCGAAATGGCACTCATCGAAAAATTGAGGTTTGTGGTAGAAAACAATTTCAAAAGGGTATCCTACACAGAGGCTATTGAAATATTGAAGAACAGTAAACCCAACAAAAAGAAAAAATTCCAATTCCCCATCGAAGAGTGGGGTGCTGACCTACAAAGTGAGCACGAGCGCTTTTTGGTGGAAAAACATTTTAAATGCCCCGTAATCCTATTCGATTATCCGGCCAACATCAAAGCGTTTTACATGCGTCTAAACGACGATGGCAAAACGGTTCGAGCCATGGACGTACTTTTCCCGGGCATCGGCGAAATTGTGGGTGGTTCGCAAAGGGAAGAGCGATTGGATGTGCTGGAACAAAAAATCAAGGAACTGGACATTGACGCCAAGGAACTTTGGTGGTATTTGGACCTACGAAAATTCGGCACCGCAGTGCATAGTGGATTTGGCCTTGGGTTTGAGCGCATGGTGCAGTTCGCTACGGGAATGGGCAACATTCGAGATGTAATCCCCTACCCTAGGACACCGCAAAATGCGGAGTTTTAA
- the rpsB gene encoding 30S ribosomal protein S2, whose protein sequence is MASKIEVKDLLEAGVHFGHLTRKWNPNMAPYIYMERNGIHVINLYKTAAKLEEANEALKKIAASGRKILFVATKKQAKDIVADKVSKVNMPYITERWPGGMLTNFVTIRKAVKKMAAIDRMKKDGTFNTLSKKERLQVDRLRAKLEKNLGSIADMTRLPGALFIVDTMREHIAVKEAQKLNIPIFAMVDTNSDPRDVDFAIPSNDDAGKSIEIILEHVTKAVAEGLEERKNDKGSGKDKEDDTTDAVEETPKKKEKAAEEKPAKKAEAAASKEEKPAEEKPAKKEAEAKPEDLTKIEGIGPKAAEALVANGLSTYAALADTDAEKIKEILTEASSTLAHLDPTSWPKQAKMAAEGNWDELKEWQDSVKGGVE, encoded by the coding sequence ATGGCAAGTAAAATTGAAGTAAAAGACTTACTGGAAGCAGGTGTGCATTTTGGACACCTAACACGAAAGTGGAACCCCAACATGGCTCCCTACATCTACATGGAGCGTAACGGGATTCACGTTATCAATCTCTACAAAACAGCTGCAAAGCTTGAGGAAGCGAACGAAGCCCTTAAGAAAATTGCCGCTTCAGGAAGAAAAATCCTTTTTGTAGCTACCAAAAAACAAGCTAAGGACATTGTAGCGGACAAAGTATCCAAAGTGAACATGCCGTACATCACCGAAAGATGGCCCGGTGGTATGTTGACCAACTTTGTAACCATTCGTAAAGCTGTCAAAAAAATGGCTGCTATCGACCGCATGAAGAAAGATGGAACGTTCAACACCCTTTCCAAAAAAGAAAGATTACAAGTTGACCGTTTGCGTGCCAAGTTGGAGAAAAACTTAGGCTCCATTGCAGATATGACCCGTTTGCCAGGTGCCCTATTTATTGTGGACACCATGCGTGAGCACATCGCTGTTAAGGAAGCGCAAAAATTGAACATCCCGATTTTCGCCATGGTGGATACCAACTCCGACCCTCGTGACGTAGATTTCGCCATCCCATCCAACGACGATGCCGGTAAATCCATTGAAATTATATTGGAGCACGTAACCAAAGCCGTTGCTGAAGGTTTGGAAGAGCGCAAAAACGATAAAGGAAGCGGAAAAGACAAGGAAGATGACACTACCGATGCGGTAGAGGAAACTCCAAAGAAAAAGGAAAAAGCCGCAGAAGAAAAGCCTGCTAAAAAAGCCGAGGCGGCAGCATCTAAAGAAGAGAAGCCTGCTGAGGAAAAGCCTGCCAAAAAAGAGGCTGAAGCCAAGCCAGAAGACCTTACCAAAATCGAAGGTATAGGACCTAAAGCTGCCGAGGCATTGGTTGCCAATGGCCTAAGCACTTACGCTGCACTAGCGGACACTGACGCTGAAAAAATCAAGGAAATCTTGACCGAAGCCAGTTCAACTTTAGCTCACTTGGACCCAACATCTTGGCCAAAACAAGCCAAAATGGCTGCCGAAGGCAACTGGGACGAACTAAAAGAATGGCAAGACAGCGTTAAAGGCGGAGTTGAATAA
- the pyrH gene encoding UMP kinase, with product MHYKRILLKLSGEALMGEQQYGIDAKRLDEYADEIKSVIEKGVEVAIVIGGGNIFRGLAGASQGMDRVQGDHMGMLATVINGLALQSALELKGVQTRLQSAIKINEVAEPFIRRRAIRHLEKGRVVIFGGGTGNPYFTTDSAAVLRAIEIKADVILKGTRVDGIYTADPEKDKDATKFDSISFNEVLSKGLKVMDTTAFTLSQENELPIVVFDMNTKGNLNKIVSGENIGTVVNV from the coding sequence ATGCATTACAAAAGAATTTTATTAAAATTGAGCGGAGAAGCCCTCATGGGCGAACAACAATACGGTATAGACGCCAAACGATTGGACGAATATGCCGATGAAATAAAATCGGTAATCGAAAAAGGTGTTGAAGTCGCCATCGTAATCGGGGGAGGCAACATTTTTAGGGGTCTCGCCGGGGCGAGTCAAGGAATGGACAGGGTGCAAGGCGACCACATGGGGATGTTGGCCACCGTGATCAACGGCCTGGCTTTGCAGAGCGCACTCGAGCTCAAAGGTGTCCAGACCAGATTGCAATCCGCCATCAAAATCAACGAAGTGGCAGAGCCTTTTATCAGACGTAGGGCCATCCGCCATTTGGAGAAAGGACGTGTAGTGATTTTTGGAGGTGGAACAGGAAACCCTTACTTCACCACCGATTCTGCAGCCGTGCTACGTGCCATTGAAATCAAGGCAGATGTGATATTGAAGGGTACCCGTGTTGATGGAATTTACACCGCCGACCCAGAAAAAGACAAAGACGCCACGAAATTTGATTCCATTTCCTTTAATGAAGTACTTTCCAAAGGACTCAAGGTGATGGATACCACGGCATTTACCCTAAGCCAAGAAAACGAATTGCCCATTGTGGTCTTCGATATGAACACTAAAGGCAACCTGAACAAAATAGTATCTGGAGAAAATATAGGAACCGTGGTCAATGTGTAA